AGAAATTCCGGATACGGATAACCTTTGCAATTGCAATACCCCAATTTTCAGGTGTTCCCAAGTAGCCATATTGTCGCCAGTCCATACAGAAGAATAGCGCTGGGTACCCGAGTAGGCCGCTCTGGTTATGGTAAATGGTCTTTTGTTTTTGTAAAGCTTTTTCAAACCGTCGTAAGTAGCCCTTACCATTTGCATACCGTAAACATTGTGTGCTTTACGGTGCGAACCACGCTGGCCGTCGAAATTATGACGAACATCGTCAGGGAATGTGCCCCGTCCAAAAACAGCAGGTTCGTTCATGTCGTTCCAGAACCCTGCGACACCGTCTTCCACCAATCCTTCGTAAAGCGTTCCCCACCATTCTCTTACTTCCGGGTTAGTGAAATCCGGGAACTGACATCTTCCTGGCCAAACATAGCCTTCCATAAAATAATCATCCCCGCGGCGGCAGAAATACTTGTTCTCTTTACCTTCTTTAAATACCCAATAATTTTCGTCTACTTTAATGCCGGGATCAATCATGACCACCGTTTTAAAGCCGTCCTGAGCCAAATCGGCAATCATTTTTTTGGGATTAGGGAAATATTGTTTATTCCATGTAAAGCAACGGTAACCGTCCATGTAATCTATATCCAGATAAATGGCATCACAAGGGATTTCTCTTTTCCTGAATTCTTCTGCAATACGTCTTACGCTAGCTTCCGGATAGTAACTCCAACGACATTGATGGTAGCCAAGTGCCCAGATAGGAGGGAGATAATGGGTGCCGGTAAGGGAATGATAACCCCTCACCACTTCTATCATGTGCGGTCCGTGTATATAGTAATATTGCAATTCTCCGCCTTCGGACCAGAAACTTGTTTTTGTAGCATCTTCAGCAGCAAAGTCGAAATAGGTCTTAAAAGTATTATCGAAAAAGATACCGTAGGCATCCCCATTATTTAATCCAATATAAAATGGTATTGTTTTATACAGCGGATCCTGATTGAAAGCAAATGCATACGTGTCCGAGTTCCAATTTTTAAAACGGTGACCACGAAGATTCAGGTCGGCAGCTTTATCTCCCAAACCGTAGAAAGCCTCGTTACTATTGGCTTGTTTGGTGCAATAAACATAATATCCTCCTGCATCCGGATTTTCTTCCCAGTGCATTGGGGAATGGTCAGCATTCATCACCTTTCCTTCCCGGTCTTCAAAAGAGATCAGAAAATCTCGTTTACTGATCTTACAGGTAACCGTGTTCGTACGCACAATATAGGCGTCTTCTTCTTCGATACATTGGTGCCTGCTAATGCGATGACTCTTTTCTGCAATGGCATAAGAGAAATCTTCTAAAAATGTTCCCTGTGGAGCTAATCTTACACGGATAATCTCGTCAGTAATAATTTTGACCTCAACTTCGGCCATTCCGTCACTAAAATAATAAGTGCTTTCACTTTGCGTATATGACTTGACACCGTCCAAA
This genomic interval from Pseudopedobacter saltans DSM 12145 contains the following:
- a CDS encoding glycoside hydrolase family 31 protein, with the protein product MNDKPTPTDEPEKINDQTTLDNIHHVNNPVLDLPQIEKKYLDGVKSYTQSESTYYFSDGMAEVEVKIITDEIIRVRLAPQGTFLEDFSYAIAEKSHRISRHQCIEEEDAYIVRTNTVTCKISKRDFLISFEDREGKVMNADHSPMHWEENPDAGGYYVYCTKQANSNEAFYGLGDKAADLNLRGHRFKNWNSDTYAFAFNQDPLYKTIPFYIGLNNGDAYGIFFDNTFKTYFDFAAEDATKTSFWSEGGELQYYYIHGPHMIEVVRGYHSLTGTHYLPPIWALGYHQCRWSYYPEASVRRIAEEFRKREIPCDAIYLDIDYMDGYRCFTWNKQYFPNPKKMIADLAQDGFKTVVMIDPGIKVDENYWVFKEGKENKYFCRRGDDYFMEGYVWPGRCQFPDFTNPEVREWWGTLYEGLVEDGVAGFWNDMNEPAVFGRGTFPDDVRHNFDGQRGSHRKAHNVYGMQMVRATYDGLKKLYKNKRPFTITRAAYSGTQRYSSVWTGDNMATWEHLKIGVLQLQRLSVSGISFCGTDIGGFTGEPDGELYTRWIQFGVFSPFMRVHSAGDTRDREPWSFGEDWEKICKKFIELRYKLLPYIYSVFWEQTRYGYPILRPVVMLEQEKQSNWPREEEFSFGEKILVSPVLNPGQQSKIVYLPAGDWYYYFDNTPYAGGQEHEVKTPIDEMPVFIKAGAVIPEYPVMQHTGEKKIDELLLNFYFGQGINKSYFYTDNGDTFAYEQDIYLEKCITCSSGDKSLDVKQEIQGLFTERYNNYNIKLIQVPFDIKKILVDGKETSFEKDEAGIYWVKVAKDFEDILIRG